GAAACCGGCCTGATGGACAATGGCGCCATCCTTTCCCACGTGACTGTGGCCGAGCCGATGAATTACCACAAACTCCTGATCTTTGGAGACGTGGCGATCATCCCGCTCCCGGACCTGGCCCAGAAAGTCGCCATCACCAACTATCTTATCAAAGTAGCCCATTTCCTGGGCATCCAAAAACCAAAGGTGGGCATCCAGGCAGCTTCGGAACAGACTTTGCCCAAGATCCCCTCCTGCGCCGACGGCGCCATCCTCACCAAAATGGCCCAGCGTGGCCAGATCAAAGGCGCGATCGTCGAAGGCCCGCTCGGCTTCGACCTGATCATCGACAAGGAAAGCGCCATCATCAAAGGCGTGCACAGCGAGGTTTGCGGCGACGCTGATTGCATCCTCTTCCCCAACATCGAGGCCGGCAACACCTTCTATAAAACGATCGGAAAACTCCTCAAAAGCGAGCTCTGCGCCGTGGTCATGGGGGCCAGGGTGCCGGCTGTCCTCACTTCCCGTGGCGACAGCGAAAAATCCAAGCTCTATTCCATCGCCCTGGCGGCCATGCTCTGCCTGGAAGGAAGGGTATGAGCCAGTTCAAGACCCTGGCCCAGATGGCGGAGCACGTTCGCGCCAGTGGAACTGTGACCCGCATAGCCGTGGCGGTCGCGGAAGACTCTCACACCCTGTCTTCGCTCGGCCAGGCCGCGCGGGAGGGCTTCGTGCAGGGCATCCTGATCGGCAACCTAGGGCATATCAACGCGTTATGCGAAGAAGAGCAGATCGACCCCAACCTTTTCGAGCTACACGATATCCCGGATGAAGACCAAGCCACTGCGGAAGCGGTCAGGATGGTCAGATCCGGCGAGGCGGACGCTTTGATGAAAGGACTGGTTAGCACAGACAGGTTCCTTAAGGCCGTGCTGCACAAGGATCGCGGATTGCTTCCGCCCAAGACCGTCATGAGCCATGTGTGCGTTATGGAAGTGCCCAGATATCATAAACTGCTCTTTCTGAGCGATACCGCGGTCCTGCCTTTTCCGGACCTGTACCAAAAGATCGCCATGGTCAAATACAGCGTTGCCATGGCTCGGACATTCGGAGTTGCCAAGCCCAAAGTTGCACTGATCACAGCAACCGAAAAGGTCTATGCCAACATACCCAACACTTTGGAGTACGCCCAGATTTGCAAGATGGCGGCCTGCGGTCAGATCAATGACTGCGTCGTGGACGGCCCGCTGGATGTTTTCCTGGCCTGCGACCCCTCCGCCGCTGAGGTCAAAGGCGTGCAAACCCCTGTAGAGGGAGATGCGGACATCCTGATCTTTCCGAATCTTGAATCCGCCAACAGTTTCTACAAAGGCTTGATGCTTTTCGCGGAATGCGAACTTGCCGGCCTGCTCCAGGGAACGACGAAGCCGGTGATCGTCATGAGCAGAAGCGAAAGCGCCGCCTCCAAATACTACTGCATCGCCCTGGCGTGCTTGATGGCAGGAGAAAAATGAAAATCGCAATTGCAGCGGACCATGCCGGATTTGAGCTCAAGGAAGCGATCAAAGCCGCCTTCCCGGAGCACGAGTTCAGCGATTTTGGCACCCACAGCGTGGATTCCATGGATTATCCGGACACCGGCGCCCCGGCAGCCCGCGCGGTCGCTTCCGGCCAGGCAGAACGGGGCATCCTGATCTGCGGCAGCGGCATCGGGATGAGCATCACGGCCAACAAGGTCCCCGGCATCCGCGCCGCCCTGTGCACAAACACAGATGTGGCCAGGCTTTCACGCATGCATAACGACGCCAACATCCTCTGCCTGGCTGGACGCTTCACCGCCATACCCTACGCCCGCGAGATCGTCAATGCCTGGCTGAACACGGAATTCGAAGGCGGGCGGCACCAAAACAGGATCCAAAAAATAACAGACATAGAAGGAGAAATCCAGTGAAACACATCCAGATGCAAGATCCCGAGCTCTACGCGGCCATGTACGCGGAGCTCAAGCGCCAGCGCGAAAACCTGGAACTCATTGCCTCGGAAAACTTTACTTCCCTGGCAGTGATGGAAGCCCAGGGCAGCGTCCTCACCAACAAATACGCCGAGGGCTATCCCTATCGCTGGAGCAAAAAGACCGGCCAGATCAATTACAATCTCTACGGCAGATACTACGGCGGCTGCGAATACATCGACGAAGTGGAGCGCCTGGCCATTGAACGGGCCAAGCAGATCTTTGGCTCCGAACACGCCAACGTCCAGCCCCACAGCGGTTCCCAGGCCAACATGGCAGCCTATTTCACCCTCGTGAAACCTGGCGATACTGTTCTCTCGCTTGAACTTGCGCACGGCGGGCACCTCACCCACGGGCATCCGCTTTCCTTCAGCGGCCAATTCTACAACATCATCCACTACATGGTAAACAAAGACACCGAGCAATTTGACTATGATGAGATCGAACGCCTGGCCAAAGAGCACAAGCCGCAAATGATCCTGGCAGGAGCCTCGGCCTATCCGCGCAAGATGGATTTTGCCCGCTTCCGCGAGATCGCGGACATGGTGGGGGCCAAGCTGATGGTCGATATGGCGCACATCGCCGGACTGGTGGCCGCAGGTTTGCACATGAATCCAGTTCCCTACGCCGATGTGGTCACTTCCACCACCCACAAGACCCTGCGCGGGCCGCGGGCCGGCATCATCCTCTGCAAGGAGCAGTATGCCAAGGAGATCGACGGCAAGGTGTTTCCCGGCATCCAGGGCGGGCCTCTGATGCACGCCATCGCCGGCAAGGCCGCCGCGTTCCATGAGGTGTTGCAGCCGGCGTTCAAGATCTATCAGCAACAGGTGATCGACAACGCCCGGGCCCTGGCCTCAGCCCTCATTGACAGAGGTTTCAAGCTTGTATCCGGCGGCACGGACACCCATCTGATGCTGGTGAACATGGGCACCGAGGAAGAAGGCGGGCCCAGCGGCAAAAAGATGGAGGAAGCCCTTGACCTGGCAGGAATTACGGCCAACAAGAACACGGTGCCATTCGACACCCGCAGTCCCTTCGTGGCCAGCGGAGTGCGGCTGGGAACCCCGTCCGTCACGACCCGCGGCATGGGGACCCCGGAAATGGCGCTGATCGCCGATCTCATCAAGAAGGTGCGCGACCATCACGGGGATGAGGAATACCTTGCCGCCATGAAACCCGAAGTGAGGACCCTCACAGACAAATTCCCGCTCTATCCCGAGCTTTGAACTCGAGCTCCGGATCCGCCTGTCAACAGGACGCGGGTCCGGAGTTTTTTACTCTTAAGATTCAGGGCGGACATTAGGCCCGTTGCTTCCGCGCCTGTACGGGCACCCGGCAGAACATCTTTGCCTCAAACAATTAATGCATTATATTAACACTTATGCTGATACTGCCTTCGCGTTTCGGGGCGGATCACAGAATACCATTAACCAAGGCTGACAGCCTTTAAAGCAAGGAGATCAAGATGCCAATTCTCTTACAAGCGGATTCCGTGGTAGCCAACACAGTGGCCCAAACGGAAGGACTCGTCAAGCCCGATTTTTGGGCCAAAGTTATTGATTACATTAGAATTTACGGGATCAAGCTGATCATCGCGATCCTGATCTTCATCATCGGTAAATGGATCGCCAAAGGCATCAGCAACCTGATGAGCAAGATGATGCAAAAGCGGAACATGGACAAGACCCTGGCCAATTTCCTGGGCAACGTCATCAACGCCATCCTGCTGATCATCGTGATCATCGCCGCTATGAGCGCTCTGGGGATCAAAACCTCATCCCTGATGGTGATCTTTGGCGCCGCCGTACTGGCCATCGGCATAGCCATGCAGGGCCAGTTCGCCAATTTCGCCGCCGGATTCATGCTCGCCTCGCTCAAGCCCTTCAAGATCGGTGACTCAGTCATCGCCGGCGGACACACCGGAACTGTCCATGACATCGGTATCATGACCACCACCATTCTCACCGGAGACAACAAAAAGATCATAGTTCCCAACGGCGCCATTGCTGGTGGAGCGATCACCAATCTTTCCGCCATGCCCACCCGCAAGATCGAACTTGCCGTGGTTGTGCCCGGAACAACCGACCTGAACAAAGCCCGCGATATCCTTATGGGGATAGTCAGGTCCGACAGCCGCATCCTGGCTGATCCCGCGCCCTCGGTTTCCATCGCGGAAACCAATGCCACCGAGACTAAATTCGGCCTCGGAGCCCACGTCAAAAACGCTGAAATGGGTGCCGTGCAATCCGAACTTCTGGAGAAGATCAGAAAAGCCCTGAACGAAAATGGTATCTGGGTCTAAGGAGTAAAGATATGAAGCACATAAAGATACTGATCCTGACCCTCACCCTCATCGGAATTTCCCTGCTGGCCGCCGAGCCCTGGAAACTCGATTCGGACGTCATGTTCAACTTCACCCAGACCGCCTTTAGTGACAACTGGGCCGGATCCGAACTCAGCAACATCACCTGGGCTGCCGCCTCCAACACCACCGCCCAGAAACAGATGAAAGACTGGCTGCTCAACAAAACCTCGCTCAAGCTCGCGTTTGGCCAGTCCCACTTGCAAAAGGAAAAAGTAGATCCCGTCACTCTCCAAACCGAGAAATACTGGGAAGCCCCGCTCAAATCCACAGACAAGATCGATCTCGAATCCCTGATGCAGTTCACCCTCAGCTCATTCGTCGATCCCTATGTCGCCGTGCGCATGGAATCCCAGTTCCTGGACGAGGACGGGGATGAGACCCTGCTGGTCAATCCCATGCTGTTCACGGAAAGCGCCGGTATCATGAAAACCCTCATCAATGCCGAGAAAACCAAGCTGGATGTGCGCGTCGGCGGCGCGGTTCGCGAATTTGTCGATCGCCGGGATGACGATGTGCCCATCGATGGCGGCTTGGAAGCGATCGCCGATTTCAAGCACGTCTTCACGGCCCTCAACGCCAGCTACAATTCCCGGCTTTCGGCCTATCAGGCCTTCTTCAATTCCAAATCCGACGAACTGAACGAGGATTGGAAAGCCCTGGACTACAAATGGGAAAACATGCTCAGCTTCAAGCTCTGGAAAATGCTCAGCCTCAACCTCACCGCCGACCTCATCTACGACAAGGAAGTGGTGGATGAACTTCGCTGGAAGGAGATGCTGGGCATCGGGTTCAGCTACGTGCTGTTCTAAACCAGCAAATTCAAGCTCAGTTAATTGGGAGGACTCCGGTCATCCCTTTTTTGTTTCCTTCCACTCAGATATCCTCTTTCGGGTACTTGGCGCGGCAAAGCCATGCTGATCAGTGGTCTATTTAATCTCCTCTGATCATGATTCGCGAATAACTGGTTTATGCTTATATCACAATCAGATACTTCTCTGAACACCTTGTCGCTCCCCTTATCAATACGGTGTCAATACGGACTCAATACGGACTTTGTCCGTATTGAGTCCGTATTGACACCGTATTGATAAGGGGAGCCAGGGCAAAAAATTCGTTGACAGAAAAAACCGATTTGCAGTCTGGAACGCAAATTGTTTGTTATAGTTGGCTGTGTATTTGGGAGAGCTTTGCAATGGGCTTTTCCGCTGGCATGGACACGAAATTGGATTAGTCTTTAACATGAGGATATATGCTAAAATTTAAACTACTTAGCCTGGTCAGCTTCCTGCTGGCGATCTGCCTGCTGGGGGCTGCTCCGCTGGCCAACACGCCGGTCCGGATCGTCCAACCCGACGGCGCGGAACTCGACATTCTGGCCAGCGGCGATGAATTCCACAACTGGCTGCATGACGCGGATAACTATAGCATCGTGCAAAACGAAGCTGGCTACTACGTTTATGCCAGGCAGGACGGCGAAACGGTCGCCCCCACAGACCTTGTCGTGGGCCGCGATCTGCCCGCTCAGCGGGGCATCCAGCCCGGGATCAATCTTTCAGGGCGCCTGATCGCAGAAAAATACGAGCGCCTGGCGGAAATGCGGGACTACAGCAATGCCAGATCCCCGCACACGGGACCGTTCAACAACCTGGTGGTGTTCATCAAATTCGCCGACGACCCTGATTTCACGACCCCGATCTCGGTTTACGACCAGATGTTCAATTCCCCCAACTCCAATTCCATGCGGCGCTATTTTGACGATGCTTCCTATGGCCAGTTGGACGTCGATTCGTCCTTCTATCCTCAGCCCACTGGGGAAACGATCCTCTGCTATACGGACATCTACAACCGCAATTATTACAGGGTTTACAGCCCCTCCAACCCCGAAGGCTATTCCGGCGACAGCCAGCGCACCCAACGCGAGCACCAATTGCTGCTCCGGGCCGTGAACTACGTCGCCTCCATGGTCCCGACGGACCTGGCGATCGATGGCGACAATGACGGCTATGTGGACAACACCTGCTTCATCATCAAGGGTTCGCCCGAAGGCTGGGCAGAACTGCTCTGGCCGCATCGCTGGGTGCTTTACACCGTGAACGCCATGATCCATGGCAAACGGGTCTGGGACTTCAATTTCCAGCTTGAGACCTCCGCCCTGTCATCCGGGGCCAGCGTCTTATCCCATGAAATGTTCCACAGCCTCGGCGCGCCTGATCTTTACCGTTACAACGACAATACCATCACCCCCATCGGCATTTGGGACCTGATGGCCAGCAACTCCAATCCGCCCCAGCATATGAGCGTTTGGATGAAATACAACTATGGCCAGTGGCTCGACAGCGTCCCGGACATCACCAGTTCCGGCACCTACACGCTATATCCGGTCGCCAGCTCCGCCTCCAACAACATCTATCGCATCCCGGCCTGGCGCAGCGGGGAATACTACGTTCTGGAATACCGCAAGCCCTCTGCCAATTACGACCACACCCTGCCCGCAACCGGACTGCTGGTCTATCGGCTGAACACCCAGGCCAGCGGAAACGCGCAGGGACCTCCGGATGAGCTTTATCTCTACCGGCCCCACGGAACGAACACCACCACCAACGGGGTTCTGAACATGGCCGGTTTCTCCGCGCAGTGCGGA
This DNA window, taken from Candidatus Syntrophosphaera sp., encodes the following:
- a CDS encoding phosphate butyryltransferase gives rise to the protein MQITKLDQMFDILRPLPNKRLVAAWAVDAHTICAVHEAVSMDLIEGILVGDADLIKKVCSEEGIDPSVFRIVHVPNDLAAASKAVELIRSGEGDFLMKGLLSTDRYMKAILNKETGLMDNGAILSHVTVAEPMNYHKLLIFGDVAIIPLPDLAQKVAITNYLIKVAHFLGIQKPKVGIQAASEQTLPKIPSCADGAILTKMAQRGQIKGAIVEGPLGFDLIIDKESAIIKGVHSEVCGDADCILFPNIEAGNTFYKTIGKLLKSELCAVVMGARVPAVLTSRGDSEKSKLYSIALAAMLCLEGRV
- a CDS encoding phosphate acetyltransferase, yielding MSQFKTLAQMAEHVRASGTVTRIAVAVAEDSHTLSSLGQAAREGFVQGILIGNLGHINALCEEEQIDPNLFELHDIPDEDQATAEAVRMVRSGEADALMKGLVSTDRFLKAVLHKDRGLLPPKTVMSHVCVMEVPRYHKLLFLSDTAVLPFPDLYQKIAMVKYSVAMARTFGVAKPKVALITATEKVYANIPNTLEYAQICKMAACGQINDCVVDGPLDVFLACDPSAAEVKGVQTPVEGDADILIFPNLESANSFYKGLMLFAECELAGLLQGTTKPVIVMSRSESAASKYYCIALACLMAGEK
- the rpiB gene encoding ribose 5-phosphate isomerase B, whose protein sequence is MKIAIAADHAGFELKEAIKAAFPEHEFSDFGTHSVDSMDYPDTGAPAARAVASGQAERGILICGSGIGMSITANKVPGIRAALCTNTDVARLSRMHNDANILCLAGRFTAIPYAREIVNAWLNTEFEGGRHQNRIQKITDIEGEIQ
- a CDS encoding serine hydroxymethyltransferase codes for the protein MKHIQMQDPELYAAMYAELKRQRENLELIASENFTSLAVMEAQGSVLTNKYAEGYPYRWSKKTGQINYNLYGRYYGGCEYIDEVERLAIERAKQIFGSEHANVQPHSGSQANMAAYFTLVKPGDTVLSLELAHGGHLTHGHPLSFSGQFYNIIHYMVNKDTEQFDYDEIERLAKEHKPQMILAGASAYPRKMDFARFREIADMVGAKLMVDMAHIAGLVAAGLHMNPVPYADVVTSTTHKTLRGPRAGIILCKEQYAKEIDGKVFPGIQGGPLMHAIAGKAAAFHEVLQPAFKIYQQQVIDNARALASALIDRGFKLVSGGTDTHLMLVNMGTEEEGGPSGKKMEEALDLAGITANKNTVPFDTRSPFVASGVRLGTPSVTTRGMGTPEMALIADLIKKVRDHHGDEEYLAAMKPEVRTLTDKFPLYPEL
- a CDS encoding mechanosensitive ion channel produces the protein MPILLQADSVVANTVAQTEGLVKPDFWAKVIDYIRIYGIKLIIAILIFIIGKWIAKGISNLMSKMMQKRNMDKTLANFLGNVINAILLIIVIIAAMSALGIKTSSLMVIFGAAVLAIGIAMQGQFANFAAGFMLASLKPFKIGDSVIAGGHTGTVHDIGIMTTTILTGDNKKIIVPNGAIAGGAITNLSAMPTRKIELAVVVPGTTDLNKARDILMGIVRSDSRILADPAPSVSIAETNATETKFGLGAHVKNAEMGAVQSELLEKIRKALNENGIWV
- a CDS encoding DUF3078 domain-containing protein, which gives rise to MKHIKILILTLTLIGISLLAAEPWKLDSDVMFNFTQTAFSDNWAGSELSNITWAAASNTTAQKQMKDWLLNKTSLKLAFGQSHLQKEKVDPVTLQTEKYWEAPLKSTDKIDLESLMQFTLSSFVDPYVAVRMESQFLDEDGDETLLVNPMLFTESAGIMKTLINAEKTKLDVRVGGAVREFVDRRDDDVPIDGGLEAIADFKHVFTALNASYNSRLSAYQAFFNSKSDELNEDWKALDYKWENMLSFKLWKMLSLNLTADLIYDKEVVDELRWKEMLGIGFSYVLF
- a CDS encoding M6 family metalloprotease domain-containing protein, which codes for MLKFKLLSLVSFLLAICLLGAAPLANTPVRIVQPDGAELDILASGDEFHNWLHDADNYSIVQNEAGYYVYARQDGETVAPTDLVVGRDLPAQRGIQPGINLSGRLIAEKYERLAEMRDYSNARSPHTGPFNNLVVFIKFADDPDFTTPISVYDQMFNSPNSNSMRRYFDDASYGQLDVDSSFYPQPTGETILCYTDIYNRNYYRVYSPSNPEGYSGDSQRTQREHQLLLRAVNYVASMVPTDLAIDGDNDGYVDNTCFIIKGSPEGWAELLWPHRWVLYTVNAMIHGKRVWDFNFQLETSALSSGASVLSHEMFHSLGAPDLYRYNDNTITPIGIWDLMASNSNPPQHMSVWMKYNYGQWLDSVPDITSSGTYTLYPVASSASNNIYRIPAWRSGEYYVLEYRKPSANYDHTLPATGLLVYRLNTQASGNAQGPPDELYLYRPHGTNTTTNGVLNMAGFSAQCGRAEISEATVPSGFMSNNAPGGLNLFDIGVAGDSITFKIKVSEIQLTYPHGGETWFSGTSKTLAWKAKSLTGSVTLEYSSDGGSSWTNLSNSASNNGFYIWSNIPQMDSEQMHVRITQNSNGQTDSNTYPFTILSEMAVPEGTWPPDGATNIPTNPLLNWTAVPGATSYQLHVSDTPDYISYIVDELDWETNTYQLNYLEPYVTYYWRVCSMSEVGVGPFCETMSFTTGNISEIPEAPALIYPAHMATNLPIDIEFSWLAMPLAESYILHISQSPYFVDPEFAIENISGTTQLVEGLNFGTLYYWRVGSANVAGESNFSQINRFTTMYVVAGEDHLNPVLINNLEQNFPNPFNPSTTISLSLKDPAAELSVLIYNIKGQVVRNLYQGTPGKQRLNLIWDGKDDQGGFVGSGIYHYRMRSGDYVQTRKMILMK